Below is a genomic region from Thermoplasmata archaeon.
AAGAGGACGCGACCGTGTCCCGAGGGCGGTCCTGGAGGATCCACTACTGGCTCATGCAGAAGGACCGGGTCCACGCCGCAACCGAGGCGCGGGGATCGGACGGAGCCCCCGAAGAATCGGTCTACGAATCGATCTCGGCCCAGTCCTGGAAGCGGTCCGGCCCCGAGTCGGAGCCGCCGCCGAAGTAGAGCCCCCCTATCCGGGGGCGTCAGTGCTCCGGCGCGGGATACCGGAAGAAGCCCTCTCCGGTCTTTCGTCCGAGGCGACCGGCCGCGACCATCGATTTCAGTAGCGGGCAGACCCGGTACTTCGGATCCCGGTATCCCTCCCAGAGCACATCTAGGATCGATACGGCGGTGTCGATCCCGACGAGATCGATCAAAGCGAACGGGCCCATCGGGTGGTGGAACCCGAGCACGTAGGCGGTATCGATGTCCTCCGCGGTGGCGACCCCTTCGTACAGCATCCACGCCGCCTCGTTCACCAGGACGGCCAGCGCCCGCGTCGTCACGAACCCCGGGGTGTCCTTCGAGAGGACCACCGCCTTTCCGAGGGCGGCCGCGAACTCCCGAGCGCGGACCACCTCCTCCGGCCGGGTCCGCAGGCCCGGAATGATCTCGACGAGGGCCATCTGGAGGACCGGATTGAAGAAGTGGATCCCGACCAGTCGCCC
It encodes:
- a CDS encoding 3-hydroxyacyl-CoA dehydrogenase family protein; translated protein: MSDPGSPPAASDPRRSIGRRVFVVGAGIMGSGIAAECALHGYFVTLEDTTEAFAERGRANAVRALEHQVHKGHLSAADAAAAVARIDPAIGMRRISSADIVVEAAPENLALKREIFREIEAGAAPDALLGSNTSSLPITSIGQDLKDPGRLVGIHFFNPVLQMALVEIIPGLRTRPEEVVRAREFAAALGKAVVLSKDTPGFVTTRALAVLVNEAAWMLYEGVATAEDIDTAYVLGFHHPMGPFALIDLVGIDTAVSILDVLWEGYRDPKYRVCPLLKSMVAAGRLGRKTGEGFFRYPAPEH